Proteins encoded together in one Benincasa hispida cultivar B227 chromosome 1, ASM972705v1, whole genome shotgun sequence window:
- the LOC120076103 gene encoding sugar transport protein MST4-like, with translation MTSTVRYAVNPSSVEFEAKVTPVVLTSCIMAATGGLMFGYDIGVSGGVVSMPSFLKEFFPIVYERTQNEKEEGNNYCKYDHQGLQLFTSSLYVAAVLATLIASYTTRVLGRKKTMVIAGIFFIVGTMLNSTAISLFMLILGRISLGIGVGFANQAVPLFLSEIAPTRMRGALNILFQFDVTVGIMFANLINYGTSKIGCGWGWRLSMALAGVPAMLLTVGAISVDDTPNSLIQRGYLEKGKLVLSKIRGTDKIESEYLEIVEASRIAQGVKHPFAMLLTRQHRPPLVIAILFQVFQQLTGMNAIMFYAPILFNTLGFGNDASLYSSAITGIVNVLATLISIYSVDKVGRRMLLLEAGVQMFISQTIISVVLGLKFQDNSNNLSQGLAILVVLMACIFVSSFAWSWGPLGWLIPSEIFPLETRSAGQSVTVCVNMMFTFMIAQSFLSMLCYMKHWIFLFFSSCVIVMSLFVFFLVPETKGIPIEDMKERVWKQHWFWKRFMDNVVEETKYSF, from the exons GGGGAGTGGTGTCAATGCCTTCATTCCTGAAAGAGTTCTTTCCAATAGTGTACGAAAGaacacaaaatgaaaaagaagaggGCAACAATTACTGTAAATACGACCACCAAGGCTTACAATTGTTCACATCTTCACTTTATGTGGCTGCTGTATTAGCCACATTAATTGCATCATACACAACCAGAGTTTTGGGTCGGAAAAAGACAATGGTCATTGCTggaattttcttcattgttggaACCATGTTAAACTCCACTGCCATTAGCCTTTTCATGCTCATTCTTGGGAGAATTTCTCTGGGTATTGGAGTTGGATTTGCCAACCAG gcAGTACCATTGTTTCTGTCGGAGATAGCGCCAACGAGGATGCGTGGAGCTttgaatatattgtttcaaTTCGATGTTACCGTCGGGATTATGTTCGCTAACCTCATTAATTATGGCACATCCAA GATCGGGTGCGGATGGGGATGGAGGCTATCAATGGCATTAGCTGGCGTTCCGGCGATGCTATTAACTGTGGGAGCTATCTCAGTTGATGATACTCCAAATAGTTTGATTCAACGTGGGTATTTGGAGAAAGGCAAATTGGTTCTGAGCAAAATTAGAGGCACAGACAAGATCGAGTCAGAGTATTTGGAGATCGTTGAAGCAAGTCGCATTGCTCAAGGTGTCAAACATCCTTTTGCAATGCTTCTTACGCGCCAACATCGACCGCCTTTAGTTATTGCCATATTGTTTCAAGTCTTCCAACAACTCACTGGAATGAACGCAATTATGTTCTATGCTCCAATTTTATTCAACACATTGGGATTTGGTAACGATGCATCTTTGTACTCCTCTGCAATAACAGGGATCGTTAATGTCCTTGCTACATTGATCTCTATTTATTCAGTTGATAAAGTTGGCCGACGAATGTTGTTGTTAGAAGCTGGAGTTCAAATGTTCATTTCACAAACGATCATTTCAGTTGTGTTAGGCTTGAAATTCCAAGACAACTCTAATAATCTATCCCAAGGGTTGGCCATTTTGGTGGTGTTGATGGCGTGCATTTTTGTTTCCTCTTTTGCTTGGTCTTGGGGACCACTTGGATGGTTGATACCTAGTGAAATTTTTCCACTGGAGACACGATCGGCTGGGCAAAGTGTGACAGTTTGTGTGAATATGATGTTCACGTTTATGATAGCTCAATCTTTTTTGTCCATGTTGTGCTATATGAAACATTGGATATTCTTGTTTTTCTCTAGTTGTGTGATTGTAATGTCattgtttgtgttctttttGGTGCCGGAGACAAAGGGTATTCCAATTGAAGATATGAAGGAAAGAGTATGGAAGCAACATTGGTTTTGGAAGAGATTTATGGATAATGTGGTCGAAGAGACGAAGTATTCTTTTTGA
- the LOC120084699 gene encoding G-type lectin S-receptor-like serine/threonine-protein kinase LECRK1: MASMIFLSFVLLNFYKCLAQNGSPISRGSSIAAGSNHTWLSPSGDFAFGFYRLPNNLYLVGIWFDKIPQTLVWSANRDNPAPPNSLVKLNRTGQFVLSFPNGIIIQPIFKEQQAPASSGQMQDDGNFVLKDSNFVAVGQSFDSPTDTLLPGQILGVDKKMFSAKNISDFSTGNFMLQMQKDGNLVLSNYHFSNVGYWFTIATNIENTVLVFDKSSALMYLTNRINPNGQSLRNLTVNVPAPVGDYYHRATINVHGDFRQYVYPKSNGSEWIKVWGAMRDPCLVNTVCGLNGLCKSPDNDTVTCDCLPGFVHLDPADAWKGCRPETVINYCMGDSGKNFTLQVIEDVDIDLPPESEPFSDLVRMFNVDFESCKRAIMEDCYVMAATWKNSTCLKKRTPLMNGRNTNITKGTKTLIRVPLFFKNSSEVHDGKNENNFNYRKVLEIGNIIAGVLAFCFGAVVVFYHPTARRLIRRKNFLSASAIGINFREFTFQELVDATDGFKKILGQGSSCKVVRGNLHIDGIDVEIAVKVLDKMTERTETEFVTELRIIGRTYHTNLVRLLGYCIENKKQLLLVYELMPNGALSRFLFDNGENMGALSRFLFDNGENTIKISNCNWTQRVEIAKGIARGLAYLHEECETQIIHCDVKPQNVLLDANYAAKIADFGISKLLKKDQTRTNTEARGTAGYMAPEWLRGAPVTAKVDVYSYGVMLLEIICCRRHIELDRVEEESEEEDLVLSNWVLSRAAAGNLETVVGDKAEILMDFERFKRMAMVGLWCIHPDASQRPSMKKVTQMLEGTAEVGTPPLLLCS, encoded by the coding sequence ATGGCGTCCATGATATTTCTTTCATTTGTTCTTCTAAACTTCTATAAGTGTTTGGCTCAAAATGGCTCCCCCATAAGCCGGGGTTCCTCCATAGCTGCAGGATCTAACCATACTTGGCTTTCTCCATCTGGGGATTTTGCCTTCGGTTTCTATCGTCTTCCCAACAATCTCTACCTTGTCGGAATCTGGTTTGATAAAATCCCACAGACACTGGTTTGGTCGGCCAATCGTGACAATCCGGCACCACCAAATTCCCTCGTCAAGTTGAACAGAACCGGCCAGTTTGTGCTCTCGTTCCCAAATGGCATCATTATTCAACCAATATTCAAAGAGCAGCAGGCCCCAGCAAGTTCCGGCCAAATGCAGGACGATGGCAACTTCGTGTTGAAAGACTCCAATTTCGTGGCTGTCGGGCAAAGCTTTGATTCGCCGACAGACACGCTCCTCCCCGGACAGATTTTGGGGGTTGACAAAAAGATGTTCTCTGCAAAAAACATATCAGATTTCTCAACTGGGAATTTCATGTTGCAAATGCAAAAGGATGGGAATCTGGTGCTTTCCAATTACCACTTCTCCAATGTTGGGTATTGGTTCACAATAGCAACTAACATTGAAAACACTGTGTTAGTGTTTGATAAATCCTCTGCTTTAATGTACCTCACAAATAGAATTAACCCAAATGGACAGAGTTTACGCAATTTGACAGTCAATGTTCCAGCCCCAGTTGGAGATTACTACCACAGAGCAACAATAAATGTCCATGGCGATTTCAGGCAATATGTTTACCCGAAAAGTAACGGCAGTGAATGGATAAAGGTTTGGGGAGCCATGAGAGACCCTTGCCTTGTGAACACGGTTTGCGGCTTAAATGGGCTCTGCAAATCACCCGACAACGATACCGTAACCTGCGATTGCTTGCCAGGTTTTGTTCATTTGGATCCGGCTGATGCTTGGAAAGGCTGTCGACCGGAAACAGTAATCAATTACTGTATGGGAGATTCCGGGAAGAATTTTACCCTCCAGGTGATCGAGGATGTGGATATTGACTTGCCCCCTGAATCAGAGCCTTTCTCAGATTTGGTTCGTATGTTCAATGTCGATTTTGAGAGCTGCAAAAGAGCAATCATGGAAGATTGTTACGTTATGGCTGCAACTTGGAAGAATTCGACATGTCTGAAGAAGAGGACGCCGTTGATGAATGGTAGAAACACTAATATTACCAAAGGAACCAAAACTCTAATCAGAGtgcctttattttttaaaaacagttCAGAAGTTCATGACGGCAAAAACGAAAACAATTTTAACTACCGAAAAGTCCTGGAGATTGGCAATATAATCGCCGGAGTTTTGGCTTTTTGCTTCGGTGCCGTTGTCGTTTTCTATCATCCAACGGCTCGAAGATTGATTAGGAGAAAGAACTTTTTAAGTGCGAGTGCCATTGGAATCAATTTCCGAGAATTCACTTTCCAGGAATTGGTTGATGCAACCGATGGATTCAAAAAGATCCTTGGCCAGGGAAGTTCTTGTAAAGTAGTTCGTGGGAATTTACACATAGACGGTATCGATGTGGAAATTGCAGTGAAAGTGCTCGACAAAATGACTGAAAGAACCGAGACAGAGTTCGTGACAGAGCTAAGAATCATCGGCCGAACATATCACACAAATTTGGTCAGATTGTTAGGTTACTGCATCGAAAACAAGAAGCAACTTCTTCTAGTGTACGAGCTAATGCCCAATGGAGCACTATCAAGATTCCTCTTCGACAATGGCGAAAACATGGGAGCACTATCAAGATTCCTCTTCGACAATGGCGAAAACACTATCAAGATTTCTAATTGTAATTGGACACAAAGGGTAGAAATCGCAAAGGGGATAGCTAGAGGGTTAGCGTACTTACACGAAGAATGCGAGACACAGATCATCCACTGCGATGTGAAGCCTCAAAACGTGCTGCTCGACGCCAATTACGCAGCGAAGATCGCAGATTTTGGGATATCGAAATTGTTGAAGAAGGACCAAACGAGAACGAACACAGAGGCGAGAGGAACGGCAGGGTACATGGCGCCAGAGTGGCTGAGGGGCGCTCCGGTGACGGCAAAGGTGGACGTGTACAGCTATGGGGTAATGCTATTGGAAATCATTTGTTGCAGAAGACACATTGAGTTGGATCGAGTGGAAGAAGAAAGTGAGGAGGAGGATTTGGTACTATCGAATTGGGTTCTGAGTCGCGCGGCGGCCGGGAATCTAGAGACGGTGGTCGGAGATAAGGCGGAAATTTTGATGGATTTCGAGAGGTTTAAACGAATGGCAATGGTGGGATTGTGGTGCATTCATCCAGATGCATCTCAAAGACCATCAATGAAGAAGGTTACCCAAATGT